One Pararhizobium capsulatum DSM 1112 DNA segment encodes these proteins:
- the galE gene encoding UDP-glucose 4-epimerase GalE — protein sequence MQRRVLVAGGAGYIGSHTAKLLHARGIEPVVYDNLVTGHRCSVRWGPFVHGDILDIGHLSKTLAEYRPDAVVHFAASAYVGESVEEPAKYYRNNVAGTLSLLDACRHADIGKVIFSSSCATYGVPEVLPISEATPQQPINPYGRTKLIAEQILQDYAAAYQLRYVALRYFNACGADPDGELGEWHEPETHLIPRALLAASGKISHLSVYGDDYETEDGTCIRDYIHVTDLARAHVLALDHLVRGGRNLSVNLGTGTGSSIGEIIRTIGRLTEREVPVEMHPKRAGDPPVLFADPAFALESLGFSPVYSDLDTIIRTAAPFFGLESRA from the coding sequence ATGCAACGACGGGTTCTCGTAGCTGGCGGTGCTGGCTACATCGGTAGCCACACCGCAAAATTGCTCCATGCACGGGGTATCGAGCCCGTCGTCTATGACAACCTGGTGACCGGACACCGTTGCTCGGTGCGGTGGGGACCGTTCGTCCATGGCGATATCCTCGACATTGGCCACCTGAGCAAAACCCTCGCAGAATATAGGCCGGATGCAGTCGTGCACTTTGCCGCATCCGCCTATGTCGGAGAGTCCGTCGAGGAACCGGCGAAATACTATCGCAACAACGTTGCTGGGACACTGTCCCTTTTGGACGCCTGTCGCCATGCCGATATAGGCAAGGTGATTTTTTCGTCAAGCTGCGCCACGTATGGGGTTCCGGAGGTTTTACCGATCAGCGAAGCAACGCCGCAACAGCCTATCAATCCATACGGGCGGACCAAGCTCATCGCTGAACAGATATTGCAGGACTATGCAGCGGCATATCAGCTGAGATACGTCGCTCTGCGGTACTTCAATGCTTGCGGCGCCGACCCGGACGGTGAACTGGGCGAATGGCATGAACCCGAAACGCATCTGATCCCAAGGGCATTGCTCGCGGCGAGCGGGAAAATCTCGCACTTGTCGGTCTACGGGGACGATTACGAAACTGAAGACGGTACGTGCATTCGCGACTATATTCATGTCACCGATTTGGCGCGAGCCCATGTCCTCGCCCTCGATCATCTTGTTAGGGGCGGACGGAATCTTTCGGTCAATCTCGGCACGGGGACAGGCTCCTCCATAGGCGAAATCATTCGCACAATCGGCCGTCTCACCGAACGCGAGGTTCCAGTCGAAATGCATCCCAAAAGGGCGGGCGACCCGCCGGTCCTCTTTGCCGACCCAGCGTTTGCACTTGAGTCGCTTGGATTTTCGCCTGTGTACTCCGATCTGGACACGATCATCAGGACCGCGGCACCCTTCTTCGGCCTGGAGTCGCGAGCATGA